The genomic DNA GACAACAGTAACAGTCAACCCAGTAAGAAGTGACATAGATTTTTCTTTGATATGTTTGATAGATATAGCCCGAATTGATATTTCTCCCTTAGCTCCCTGTGAAATCCATGTTGATTATATGGATTAATTATGCAACTTGATTGAAGTTTGATGTAATTTCATATTGTTAAACCCCTTTAAATGGATGAGAAAATATTGTTAAACCCCTCAAACTTTATTTGAGCTCTACTTTCAATTTAATTTCATATCAGTGAGACaatataattttgtttgaaAGGTTGGAAAAAGCTAATAACTCTTGGCAAAATGTCTTTATGCAGATCACAGACAAGCAAACATTATCAAATCTATGTGTATGAGTTGCAAAGATACATGCGGAAAATAATAGGTGACCTCTTTATTCTATATATTTCTaacgtttattttttatttttccaatatCCATGCTGAGCAATTTATGTTTCTCtttctttaacatttttttGGCTTCGGTTTTGCTCACTTAATAATTTGATTGACACCTACTTTTTAGAATTAGAATAGAATATGGTTATAATTATCTGCAATTGTGGGGTAGTTGGCAAAACTCAAGACCCTTTTATGCCTGTTTGAAGGAACAAACAGAGGTTGTAAACACCTGCCTTGCTCATACATGTTTTACTCTTTCATTggcatttaatttattttcctgttTTGGTTTAggcttttggtttggtttgatttgttgTTAACTTTGTTAATCTGGTAAGAATTACATTTTTCTAATGTCTTGGATTTAGGatttcattataatttcttctttttcaacatAATGGTTAATCTGGATAAGGAGGTAGTTTGCATTCAGGTGAGGTGGGGCAGACTTTTTTGAGAAAGAACCTCTTGGTGGTGTCCCCTGGAGGACAGAATAGTACTATTTAGTGACCAGGAGCTGAGAGCCCAATTTCATtacaatttcttctttttcaacgTATCGAATTAATTGTTTTTCCTTTAAGGGTACCAACAGCAGGCTAGACTCAtacctttccattttttttcttccaaattccTTTTCTACATTGAAtcttattttcaaatttgttttatatttttgctcGAAATTCACAAGTGCAGTGTTTTCTATTTGTTAAAGGCATAATAGTATATCCATTcagtttaatttcattttaactCGGTGGTGGTTTACACAGTTTTCAGCATTTTCCACATAGGTTCTGATTTTAATTGTTTGCTAAAACCTATAGATTGTTAAAACTAATGACAAGCTATTACTATATATTGTTCATATCAAGGATGGAGACATTTTTAGATTACCCTAAAATATAGCTAGGAAACATCTGTTCTTTTTCATTACGGCAGACATTGATGCCCTACAGTGTTGACTTTCTTTAATGCTTCCTCTGGATTCTACAGTttctttttaaagtttatttggttGCTGGGAAAAAAACTCAGAAATGAAGGGCTTTAGAGTTTGATCATTTGTGCCTCAAATTTGGTATTGTTTCTTTCCCCTATATAATTTTGATTGGTAATATAGATTTTCATCATAAATTATTGTATTCTTTTGCAAAGTTGTTCATGTTTTACACCTCTTTTAACTTTAACACCATTTCACCTGAGAACTCAACTTCAAttagagaaagaggaagaggagcaTAGAAGTATGTCCACTACTCCTCTGTTTCATTGGTAATATCTCCAAACCCAATTCTCAGTTTTTAGGTTATTTTCACATCAATTAATTTTGCCTGTAATGTTAAGGCATGCTATTCTAAGGAATTTTTCGcacacaatttttattttttattttttcgatCAAATAAATAGATATGGGTCTTCAACaagttatttttatgtattataGTTTATTATTTCACAActataatttttcaatattaatGGTAAAGCTTAATTTTGGATTGCATGTCTGAAAGAGGTAGCAGCCATCGAAGTAATTTGAGTTCAAATATGAGTTCATATCTGAGTTCAAATCCTATTTTTGAGCCCTTTGTTTCATCGGTAATCAGGTAAAGCTCAAATATTTCGAACATGTTTAATTTTGGATTAGTCTCTACATCTACACGCGTACAAAGAACAAATATTCACTGTTCCTTTACAATGACGATTCAATGGTTATGAATTAGTGTAATTCATGGATATAATGGATATATGAACgacgacaacaacaacaacaagggATATATTGAAATATGCAAGAAATTGTTTCTCTATAACACATTGTGAGGCGAGGAATCTCTTTCTTTTGAGCTGGCCATGTCGGAGTCTATTTTTACTAACTTGGTATGCTATATCACATTCAGAGAACTCTTTTACATGTCCTTTTgtattgtgtttggtaaatatataatatttgttgGAGTATTTTGTATATAGTTGAGTCACATGAAATTCAAGATTCCAGTTGGTATATCATTTGACGCTTACCATCATCTAATCTTTGGCATATATAATCCGTGTGGTTGCTTAACAAAATCTGTTCGAATAATCTCCATTAAATGACTTATGTGTTTGTGACCTTTTActcaaactttatatattttctccTCTCTAATTTGTGTTTTTTGCTTTGTCAGAAgattatttttgtataaaatatAAATGTTAGAAACATTCTACCCATTGTTTAGTTTCTTTGACTAATTTTGTAGTGTTAGTTCTGCACCATTTCAGTTTGGCTTTGATTGGATAAATAATAGCATTGTTTATGCTAATTTGCCAATTTCCTCATATTTTAAAGTTATCTTGAAGCCGGATTCTGGGCCCTTTATTCAGCGTTTTGAAGACGTTACAATTTCTAAACCCCCGCAGCATCGCGAGGGCAACCTTTCTAGTATAACTTAAGTCTCATGATTTCGTAATATTctattataatttttcttttctttagttCTATGCCCGTTGtcaaccgaaaaaaaaaaaaagagtgaacaAGTAAGGGCACGCTAAGTTAACATTTTACAGTATTATACATTATACCAACattcttttaaatatttatgCATAATCGTTATCTTCTTAAATAACTAATTTTAACTAATTTTATACTCGGATTTATTTATAGATGTGATTTTCGCAcattctttttattcttttatacaCTCATGTTTAATTCTGACCGTTGATTTTATTTGACTTATTCAATTTGATGATCATAAATAAAGAGGGATATGTAAGAAGCTAAAAATGACatgtgaaaatcacttccctATATATATTAAGGGGTGATTGATACATTAGTTAGACACTCGTCATTTATGAAATTCTAACCTATGAcctttcattatttttcaatCAATTAGTTGATATTTTCGacctaaaaaaaatagttgatATTTAAACTTATGAATGATAATTAGTTCCTCTAATTACATTGACCTACAAATCCTTGTAGGGCATCAATTTCCCTTCATTTAGGACGGGAGAACAACACCCTTGTATAAAGACTTTTTCTTACCAAAACTGAAAACATGAGGTCATTTCACAATGTTAAATGGGCACAAATTTTGGAAGATGAaataagagaaacaaaaaagtaaaaggaaaattaatgataataacttgaaaactttgagttttaacgataaggacaaaataaatgataaagtaaatagtatccgaattgactttttagtgtaaaaatatggtttttcattaaaatgaacctgcagcttttcgttaaagttcccataaAAAGTAAGAAACCTAAATAATATCATCCTGTGTATAAAACACAGCTTCTACTACAGCTTCTACAAAAGTTCATCTCCAACATTCTGCTTACATTTTCCTCCTCCAACACAAAATTCTCCAGTTTCGGAGCTCTGAAGGAAGCACTGCCATACTCGAATGATCGGCCGCAGGTTCTCGGTACCAGTGATAGTTATCATCAGCTATCCCAACACAAATCTTTTCCCTGCACATTAAAACAGCGATAATTACCAGCAACGAAGAGGGTTTGAAGTAGATAAACTTAAAAGTTTTCGTAACTGGAGGGCGGAGCATAATCTGCAACATTGACCCTTTTCGTTTCacattcaaattcattcatcTTCTATACTTCTTGTTAGGCATCCCAAACTTGGTTTCACTTCATAGACTATCGAAAATATTGTAATGTGCAAGCAGTGCCATGTAAAAACCGTAAAACCAAGTGACATATCGCTCATCCCTATCTTCGTTGTAGAACATGACATCTACAAACCAAAAACCCtacttaaaagttaaaactatATCGGATACATAGCTGGATTTTCGCAAAATCTATTTCAGTAGAGCATTTGATGTTTGTGGCGTGTGGACCGCATATAAAAATAAGCTATGAATGCCTTTCTAAGATGTGTAGTATTAGTTTACCTCTGCGTTCTTTCCGTCCATTCTGTTTCTTTCCCCGGCAAGCTACACTACCACAATTACACGAAAATGCCTCTATAGGGTGTCCATGATCATCAAAGTCAATACCATAATCCTGTAAAAGGATTTTCCTCATCATTTTGTGAACACAAACTTATTAATATATGAAAACAGAAACATCGACCATAGAAGATAAATTATAGCAAACATATAACAGTAGGCAAACGTTCACTCACCCACGACAGCTCTTCAAATGCATTCACTTTCCTGGTAGTAAAAAAGGCAAGCTGCAGACTCACAAAGAAGGTAATCAGAGAAGCTCTTTCGCACGGTGTATAATTAcagtgtgtatgtgtgtgtgagcATTGACATGGAAAGCAACCCAACCCATACGTGATAGTAGTGACGGTCAGGAGTCTCCACTTGAACTGGGATATCAATCAAGTTTGCATCAGAGCATCTGGAATCACGAGaatattcaaacaaacacaagtTCAATACAGGCAGACGATTCACAAGCATAGCTATTGATTAAAAACTTCAGATTTAGATGATCTCTGTTGAGTTCAATGAATATGACAATTGTTCTTAATAGTTTATAAGATGCAAGAAGTTCGACTTGTTTTTTTAACTCGGTAGGAATTAATGGTGAACTTTCTGACATCTTATGCTAAGATTCCTCAACTCTAAGTCGTAGCACCGAAATGGCAAGCGTACCAAGGATTAAAAATGCAGGTACATATACAATTTATAAAGACGTGCAAATGGCAAAGGTGACCTGCTTAGTGTAAGACAAAGATAAAGCAATGAACAGTCACCAAAATATACATAAACTAAAATGCACACGAATTGAAGTATTACCTATGATTGATAAATCTGGCAACATTTCCATTTGATGTTGCATCAAGACAAAGGGCATCATCATCCTTCAAAATTCGCTCTGAGCCCCAATCTCCATCTAGCAATACGGGGTAGGTATGTCTCTTAGCTCCACTGCTTTGGTTATTTCTCTCGTATAATTCCGTGTTGGTCAGTATCTCCCCAACATATTCACAGACAAATGTCCCCTTCTGCAAGACCTCTAATGTCCTAACACCCCAGCCTTTCCCTTCAGGAGTCACAAATACCTGAAGCATATCAGAACAAGAAATGCTTACTGATTAGTTAAGAATTAACGATCATTTTCCATGGATGCTTCAAAAGAAACTACAAGATTAAGAATagcacaaaaataaagaaataaaagttATCCTGAAGTATTATGTAACTTCAACCAGTAAATTCCTTAAGAACATACAGACAGTAATAGTTTTGACACCTAACAGTTAAAAAGCGTCTCTTTACTATACTTCTTCGAACTTAGATAGTTAGATGCAATGTGGAGGTAACGAAACTCATATTAGTTTTGGTATGACAGTTCAAAGTCCAAAACGGTAGTTCCTAATGAAAGAAAGTGAAACCAACCTGTAACTTACAAGAAATACCCCTTTGCACTACCCGATTTCCACACGACAAGTCACATCCACATTTTCTCCAGCATTCCTTTATAAACTTCCTGATGTGGTGACCTTTGCATTTTTCAGGGTAGTACTCGTTCTTAGACCTCTCATTTGGACAGTCTTGACAATAAACAAAGTTGTGCACCTCTGGTTCCTTGACACAAGCTGCTAAAAAATCTTCTTTTAGTAGGCCTTGTGGTGTATACACATACTCCCCACCTGTTTCACGAGCACATGCACATGGTATTGCCACTGAAAGACAATCTCCAGAGCAGTCAGTGCAGCAATCTTCATCTGAAATCCGAGCTAGTGAGATATTCACATTGGCATTTTGGTAGATAATATTGTGCGGTATGTAATTGAACTTTGGCAGGCACTCATTTCCAGTTTCATCTACCAATGATATTTTCACTTTCTCCGTAGATTTCGTAATGTCACGGAAAAAATTGACTGGCTTCCTGTCCTCGCAAGTGATGGGACAGCTTGAATCCACACCATTTAAATCAGCCTGTGAACGTTCTGTTCCACATTGTCGATTCTTCGGTCTTGAAACATGGTTATCCCCGCAAGTGAGGTCACGAGCAGTTCTACCCACTTCAGTAGAGGATGATCCAGAGTTACCCCCAGTTGAACCTCGAGACGAATCTGGAAGAGCTAGACAACATAATTATGGGTAGTCAGGATAAGAAAGTAATCATATTTATGGAGGATTGGAATGAGTTGGATAAATCTTGGATAACCCTCAATGTGTGTTGAAGGAAAACATATATGCCAACTTCCAAAATTTGTAAGGTCGAAGATGAATTAGTCATGAAAGAAATTATCGCTCTCAATCCTACTATTTTGGGGGGATTGGGAAGAGAATCATGATAAGTTTCCATAATACCTAATTCAACTCCTATCATTAACATTGACAATTTTGTAAGTAAGCATTTATTTCTTCATTCAACATACATTGAATCTAGTGAGTTATCCAATACAATCCTTGACACAAAACGAGGGCCTAAAGGAACGGATTATGACCATCTTGTAACAGATAACAATAATATCATACAGTGGGAAGAAAAGAAGTACCTGGACGTCTCACCGGTACTGCACGTTCGAAAGAAGATGAAATGGTGTCTGTGCCTTCCTCTGTTTTTGGAATCACCAAGTCTTTCTTGTGATTATCAATTGAAATTTTTCTATCTCCAGAGACCAGATGAGGTGCAATGGGTTTCTTTCCTCTATCATTGGCCACAGTAGCTCTGCCATTGACCAAATGCAGCCTTTTTCCTGGTCTTTCAGACCCATCAAGCTCCATAgcttctcttttctcttcttttccctATTCCAAAACAGAAAAAGTAAAAGACAAGAACTAGTACAAAGTCCCCTCCAATGCACCGGAAAGTTCCGACTCAAATGTTATATTTCGCTCCAAATGTATCATTTATCCTCCCCAAAACACCGGAATGTTAAAACTGATATATAGCTATTGAGTCAAATCAAACGTTATATTCCGGTTTCAATGTAACTCTCAAGTTTGTGAAGCTCACTCCAACAAGAAAAGATGttattcaacaagaaggataagATTTGAATTGTAACGTCAACCATCTCCATTCCACATACCAAAATTATTTAAACTCAAATTTGAGTTTCTACTCCAATGTTTTCCTTTTATGCACTTTGGTAAGTGTTAAAACCCAAACCCACCACCACTTTTAACCCTAGATGTAAATATATAGGCTAAGCGTTTTGAGTCCATTTGTTCCCAATTTAAACTCTGTCACAAgagcgtgtgtgtgtgtgtgtgtgtgtgtgtgtgtgtcaatAACTACAAGAACAAATAATAGGTCCTACCTTGTTTTCCTTAGAATCGAAATATGCATCTATAAGAGTCCTGTAGTTGTCTTCTTCTATAAGCTCCCACTTTTTATCATACATTCGCAGCAAATCCTTCAGCACCGGTTTGATCTCTGCATCAGGAATCCCCAAGGCCCTCGTCACACGAAACGCGTTTACAACTTTCGGGTTACCAGACATGGCCAATGCAGAAGTTTGATGAACAAGCAATCTCACAAATCAGAGGCCTCTTGCTGTTTAGGTGCTAGTTCCACAGAACCAAAGTTCCACCTGCAATGCAGAAGTTTATACCAAGCAATCAGTTTAATTTGGCAAATCATCTTCATCAAATCACTAACAAAAACGACTCATAAATTAAAGATTAAGAAATAACACAAAAGGCttcaaaaagaagagaaattaaTCACTTTTTATACAATATAATTCGAGTTAAACAAGTTTATTATGTCAAAATTAGGTTGTTCACATCCAAAATATCAACCTGACCCACTTTTTAGCTCATTAATGAATCATATCATATTCGTACTTGTATTAAACAACGTTGAACACCTGTACTAACGAGTCATTATATTCGCGCTTCCATCAAGGAACATACAACGTGAACCCGCTAACTCCATATCGGATTCAACACATGCAAAATACAAGTGGTGGAccaaaaaattgcaaattacAAGTGAAACCCCACATACCCCACAAAAGTAACATGACCCACAAATACTGGATAGTTTAGTCCCCTACTAACCTACAATCCCATTAATCCATAAACCACTCGTACCGAAAACAATCAATTCTAATATAATATAATGTAATACTGCACGGATTTCAACATCTTTTTTGCTTTTCGGCATCAGTGGTTCTGTTTGGCTGCCGAGAAAATGCGAGAATTCCCAAAgcttcctcattttttttctcccaCTTACCAAATAGTGATCACAGGCAGTTCAAAATCAGAAAGATCTGTTTGGATGCCGAGAAAATGTAGGAGTAAATAGAAAAACCGAAGcttttcctcttcctcctcagcCACAAACTTTCCCACCATCCAAACAACAAGTagaagcagaaaaaaaaaatctgattaCTATAACGCATTGTACGGAATAAACCATCAAATTTCcagatataaaaaaataaaaaaaataaagctgAAAATTCATAGTTTTAGGGTGTGACAGCAAACAAATTTCAGAGAAGGGCTCCACCTGCCGTCATTGTGCAGAGCAAAGAAGGACGGAAGAAAAAAATCGAGTCCGGGGGATCTCCGTCCAGTCCACTCCAGTCTAGCCCCGTCGGAGTGTCTCCTGAGCCGGCGTTCAGGGCTATGATTTAGACCGGTCCTTCTGTTGAAGACGGCTTGagagaatatttttgctcaccattcTCAAGTTGTGGCGATGTTCAATATCTcatttatcaccgttagataGAGTTAAATTTTGAGATCTGTAGTGAAATTGAATagacaaatctcaaaattctaaaggaaaattaacaaaaagttaaaaaaaaaacctttaattttaataaaaataacaaataaaaatgtaatgaaTAGTAAGTAAatagtaaaaatataattttttattaaaaacaggACTGaaatgtttcgttaaaatttccaaattttaaatATCCAATATTTTTATCTATGGGCATTACAATAACTTAATGAATAAAAATGCACTCCAGCATGATGTGCGCTTTTTGCATGATTAAGGGCCCACCACAACACAGATGTTACTTAGCACTATACTCTGTTACattattctaatttttaaactgaaaatttttaaattcaatttatataaataacgaatttaatattaaattaataatcttCATCCAAATCCATTAtgaaatatattattgtagaacaacaataacaacaaaaaaaaaaacgcactttaaaatttgtttgataAATTTGGTCAATTGAATCTAGAAAAGTGTGCAAATAGAAGTAAATCATATTAGTAAGTTAGAGGTAGAAAACAAAGTAACGAATGTCGAGGAGCTGAATAAATAGGAAATACTGAATTTAGGTTTAGAAGGAATTTGCAAGattaaaagagaaatttttcaatgcatCTGACACATGAGATGGTACATAACGTATTCTATACAAATAGTgaaatatatgtgttaaaaaattaataatttcaaaaacaaaatttctcaccttttatataaaaacacataatgTATCATTCGTGTTTCCGTCATAATGAGATTAACGAAGTATTTGTGTGGCCCTAAGCAAGTGTAGTGCTTTTTTCGAAAGTCATTAGCAATTATTGGAAAGATGATTTACTTAATCAAGGAGCACAATGCGCGAATTGCAATCAAACTAACATGAAAATTACGTTGGTTATTTAACCAAGATTTTAAGCAAGTTTAACGGAAAATCGAATCTGGCCTGTAGAACAAGTGTAGTTCACTTTAAGGGTTGAtttgatattgttgtgcatagaaaaaaaaaatacttctgTTGTGTTgtaagaataagcagctgtgaaataaagcagtagagtgtttgataaattttttttgtaaaaatgcttttgaaaaaaaaaaaaaactagtttttcaaagttgggttttgtagctttatgtttttggctttttttacccaaaactgtgaaaaaaaactgaagctgaatgtttaccaaacataaaaaagctctcagcttttttttataactacttttttcagaatcacctcagtaccaaactagggctAAGAGGTCTTCCAATAAGTATCCATAATAACCACGAGCGGGTGGCCTAGTAGTAAATGATGGATTGCGACGCTTCCTTAAAATAGAAAATTGGAGGTCTCGGGTTTGAAACCCGCTGCTAGTGTTGAAGCCGAATTTGTGGTCAggaggaggctgaaatgcctctgtaaGTCTTTCTAACGTATAGATGGAATAAATAACCGTGATTTGCTACCAGTTgaccttttaaaaaaaaaagtaatgttattcataccatgtttttatatcacatttctataccacatTAGGTAGCATTTGATATGGACAACcgcatcatttgaaaaatttgcaaaacccaagaaaatgaaggagaaagactcctcgtataccacaatcaacatttaattaactagtttttcataattattagtttattaaataattaactaaatttAATGTATAGATGGAATAGATAACCGTGGTTTACTACCAGTtggtctttaaaaaaaaaaagtaatgttatttataccatgtttttatatcacatttctataccacatTAGGtagcatttgatgtggacagccgcatcatttgaaaaatttgcaaaactcaagaaaatgaaggagaaagactcctcgtataccacaatcaacatttaattaactagtttttcataattattagtttattaaataatgaactaaatttaaaaatctgtttAATGCAAATGATGTGCATGTCCACATCAAATACCatctaaggtggtatgaaaatgtcaCATAATGTAATATGaaaatgtgatacaaaaatatagtatgaatagcattagaaaaaaaagaaaaaaaaaaacaataagtaTCTGTAATTACCCAAAAAGCGAGATCTCCACGGTCAAAGTAGTGTAACAGTgcattacaatcaaattgacaCGAAAACTACAATGATTGGTTAACCTAGAGAAAATAATCTGGCATTTAAATTAACTGTAATGCACTTTTAGAGGACCGCCAATAATTACCCATAAAGTAAGACCTACATGATCAagtcacaaaataaaatgaaatgagaACTACATCGATTGATTCTTCTAATTTTTATACAATTTCACCttctatttaaaaaagaaaattcagtACCCTAGAGTTTAGGATGGCAACGAGGTGGATCAGATTCGGATTTGTCATTCTCATACTTGAACCCAAAACTATAGAATCCTTCTAACGGGTTTTCTCTGCGATTGAATCCGTTGAATAACGAATTTTTCGGGTAATGATTTTCCCCATTATGATATttacatatgtttatttatttatattcttAATTACATAGTGAATTTTagataaaaatgaaattaaatagACTACTGATACAATGCAtataattcacataataaataGTGCATTATTAATACAAATGATACAatgtatataataaataatattaaaaacgaaattaTTAATATTCAAATAATGCATTATTATAATTGattgaggatcctctcctgatcctCTTTATGGGGATTCTGAGGATCCTCATATTGTGTCctttcatcgtacatcgtgcgattaattttcgtcagatactatttatgtttaattttaaataataaaatttaaaataatttatgaaatcacgatgtacgataaacggacacgatGTGAGGATCCTTGTTCAATACAACTCATACAAATTCATATAATTTAAACATTTACattgtaaaaatatatatatatatatatattattggtAATTGATAAGCACataatttatattattaataaaataatacaaatattacTCGGACGGACTTCCATATTTAATAATACATGATTATTGATAGTTTGTTTCTCCatataataaatgtttataattttttattaaaaatgaaaacgGTTCGGTCTTGGGTAGGGGTTCAGGGTAAATACCCCAATAATCGTGACCGAAtttgaaaccaaaaaaattacccCATGTTTCCTATAACCCTAAAGTACTCGAAATTTAATTGCCGCCATCGAACCGTTCGAATGAACTACTTGCAGGATCATATTTGACGAGTTATATTGTCATCCTTAATTGGAGTTAAATCCCAAAGCTTAAGCATGACATTGGTAATGTCAAGCCAATTAACTAGGATAAGTGTCATAGCCCATGTTTGATGTATTTCTAGTAACAAGAGAGGCTCCATTAATCCATAATTTCTAAAAGATGCGACTCTATCGGACCACCATAAACTCAATCTCAATTATATCTTGTCTCGTTCAAACAACCTTTAGGACTCGTTTGGTGGGTTGTATGAGATTGATTCTTAAGAATAAGATTTAATTGACAGAGATTAGTTAGGCATGACTTGCAATATGTGTATATGAAGAGGTTAGATAATCCGCACATTCACTATATTCTCTTATTTGCCTGACCACCATAATGGAGGTGTCTACCCCTTTATACAAGCCTCTCCTTCTTAAGGTCTCATAAAATGCCACTTGTACTAGCTTACTGACAACTTTCCACTTATTCGGCCAAGCCTTCATCAATGAAGATGTTATAGCAATCAGATGGCGCGTCTTTTAAGGTTCAAGTGGCCCAATCGTCGC from Pyrus communis chromosome 17, drPyrComm1.1, whole genome shotgun sequence includes the following:
- the LOC137721673 gene encoding histone-lysine N-methyltransferase SUVR4 — encoded protein: MSGNPKVVNAFRVTRALGIPDAEIKPVLKDLLRMYDKKWELIEEDNYRTLIDAYFDSKENKGKEEKREAMELDGSERPGKRLHLVNGRATVANDRGKKPIAPHLVSGDRKISIDNHKKDLVIPKTEEGTDTISSSFERAVPVRRPALPDSSRGSTGGNSGSSSTEVGRTARDLTCGDNHVSRPKNRQCGTERSQADLNGVDSSCPITCEDRKPVNFFRDITKSTEKVKISLVDETGNECLPKFNYIPHNIIYQNANVNISLARISDEDCCTDCSGDCLSVAIPCACARETGGEYVYTPQGLLKEDFLAACVKEPEVHNFVYCQDCPNERSKNEYYPEKCKGHHIRKFIKECWRKCGCDLSCGNRVVQRGISCKLQVFVTPEGKGWGVRTLEVLQKGTFVCEYVGEILTNTELYERNNQSSGAKRHTYPVLLDGDWGSERILKDDDALCLDATSNGNVARFINHRCSDANLIDIPVQVETPDRHYYHLAFFTTRKVNAFEELSWDYGIDFDDHGHPIEAFSCNCGSVACRGKKQNGRKERRGKRFVLG